In Deltaproteobacteria bacterium IMCC39524, the genomic stretch AAAAGAGAACACATCATTTTGGCTGCACAAACGAATCTGTGAGGTAGCAAAAAGAGTCTATGGCGTTGACAATTCGAGCCTCATTCCAGAAGAGGGTCTGAAGCCTTTCCCTAATAGCACCATATACAAAGAAGATGTCTATCGTCTAGAGAAGACAGTATCCAAGATTAAGCAGATCGATATTGTCGTTGCTGGTGAATTGATTGAACACCTGACGGATACACTATCCTTTCTCAAAAGCATTAAAAATATCCAGTCTCTTCAAGGCAAGGAATTAATCCTGACGACTCCAAATGCAACAAGTTTACACAATGCAATTGTCGGCACGCTCAAAAGAGAAGCAACTCATGTTGATCATTTGTGTATATACTCTTACAAGACTTTAAATACGCTCTGCAAACGAGCTGGTTTCTGTTCATGGGAAATCATTCCTTACCATATGGCATTCCCTGAAATGATCTCTAGTTCTCACGGCTTTAAAAAATATTCCACAATTTTGTTTGAAAAACTTGTCAATTTTGGGGAAAAGGTATGTCCACTACTATGTGGCGGGTGGATAGTCCATATAAAAATTTAAGTGCTTTGAGACATGAAATTGATAGATAGTTGCTTTTCGTAAATGAAGCTACCATCGTCTAAAATCAAGTAATAGGAATTTGCTTTCGCTGAGTTAACGTAAAGCTGCCCAAAAAGCCCTAACCATGAATTAATTACGGTGACACAATATAATTGTGTCACCGTAATTAATTGTTTTTAGAATGGAAACAGCAGAGGGATAACCAGCGTCGCAACAATCCAGACCATGATGTTAAGCGGAGCGCCCACCTTGGTGTAATCGAAGAACTTGTAGCCTCCAGGACCCATGACCAGAGCGTTCGATTGATGACTGATCGGGGTCATGAAGCACATGGAGGCGGCAACGGCGACCGCCATGAAAAAAGGTCGTGGTGAGACAGCCAGTTCCATCGCTGTGTTGTAAGCAATTGGAGCGACCAGCACGGCAGCGGCAGCATGGCTCATGACTTCGGTCAGACAGAAGGTGATCAGGAAGACCGCTCCCAGAACAACCCATGGTCCATACGAGCCGACCCCCTCGATAATGAAGCCCGCCAGTAGCGCCGCTGCGCCACTATTCTGCATGGCATGGCCCAGTGGCAGGGTGCCCGCAATCAAAATCAGGATTGGCCAATCGATACTGTCGTAGGCTTCCTTGACGGTCAGGCACCGGGTCATGATCATGATAAGGCCACCGAGTGTTGCTCCAATGACGATCGGAGTTGTGCCGGTGACACTTAGCAAAATGACGCCGAATATTGTTGCAACGGCAATCGGAGCCCGTCGCGGACGATAGGAAACAGGGTCCACCCCCCCTAACACCAGAAAACCATGCCCCTGGCCGAGGTGACGTACTTTCTCCTCAGGGCCCTGTAGTAGCAGAACATCCCCAAAGCGCAGAACAACGTGGTCAATTTTTCGAACGACCGGGGCGCCGCTGCGCCAGATCGCCAACACGGTTAACCCGTGCGTGTCGGCGAAGCGTTCCTGACGTAATGTTTTGCCGACCATGTCACTGGTCGTGGTCAATGAGGCTTCAACCACGACGATTTTCTTGTCTGAAGTGCTGGGAAGAGGATTGTCACGTTCTTGCACAACGGATAAACCCTTCTTTTTTCTGATCTTGAGAATCCCTTGAGGATCTCCTTCAAGAAAGAGAATGTCTCCAGCTAATAATTTGCGGTTGCGCTTCGGTTGTGGGAACTTTTGTTTGTCCCGTAACAGGGCACGCACCTTCATGTTGAGCTCACGTTCCAGGTGGCTCTGACTGATTGATTTGCCGTGTAACGGGGAACCTTCCAGGATCTCGACTTCGGTGATGTATTCCTTGACCTGGTAGGCTTCAGTTAAGGAACCCGACTTGCGGTTGGGCAGAAGTTTATGGCCGAAAAAGGCCATGTAACTGATGCCGCAGGCGAGCAGAATGAGACCGAGTGGCGTGAAGTCGAACATCCGGAAACCTTCTCCAGTGTATTGCTGAAGCAAGGTGTTGATGAGGATGTTGGGTGGCGTGCCGATTAAGGTACAGACTCCGCCAAGCAGCGACCCGAAAGCAAGCGGGATGAGAAGCTTGCTGGCCGGAAGTTTGGTTCTGCGGGCCATCATGATGACGACCGGCATCAACACCGCGGTGGCGCCAATGTTGTTGATGAATGCTGAAAAGAAGGCGACAACACCCATGATAGCGGCGATCATCAAGGTCTGGTTGTGACCGGTCATACGGATCAGGTGCTCGCCGAGGGTGGAGATTGCCCCGGTGGAGGAAATCCCTGCGCCGAGCACGAACATGGCGGCAACGGTGATGACGGCGGGATTACTGAATCCGGACAAGGCTTCTTCCGGTGTGACCAGTCCGGTCAAGGCAACAGCCAAAAGAACCATGAGGCTGACCAAATCCATACGAATCCACTCTGTAGCAAAGAGGATGATGGCGATCAGCAGGATCAGTAGCGTGAGGGTTATGTCCATGGAAGCCCTGCAGCTGAGGGTTTTTATGCGAGCGTGATTTTATTTATTCTACTGAATATCGACTTAACTACAAGTCGTGAAAGTTGCAGCGGACAAGCAAGGGTCAGAACTGGCAATAATTGCTGAGATCAGGGCGATCCCACTTGCGCCTGCCTGTTGGACCTCGGTTGCTCGTTCAGGGGTGATGCCCCCGAGAGCAAAGACGGGGATTGAGCTGTTACGACAAGCCTCGGATAATTTTTTCAATCCTTGAGGTTCGCCGTACTTTGCCTTGGACGGTGTTGCGAAAACAGGGCCGAAGGTAACGAAGTCGGCACCTTGTTTGGCCGCGCGCTCAATGTCTTCTTTACTGTGTGTTGACACACCGATCAACATTTTTTCGCCCAACTTCGCCCGGATCACCTCGGTTGCTTCGGAGTGTTCCCCGAGGTGAACTCCGTCGGCTTTTACGGCGAGCGCAATGTCAATGTTGTCGTTAATGAAAAGAAGTGCGCCATGGCTCCTGGTCAGAGCCCTCAACTCTTTGGCTAAGGGCAGGAGCTCGGCTGCAGGCAGGTCTTTCTCACGCAGCTGAACCGCTTTGACACCGCCTTTCAATGCTGCTTCAACAGCAGTGTGCAGGGTGAGGCCGTTGGCCACCTGCTTGCGATCTGTGATCAGGTAGAGGGGGAAGTCGATCATGTAAAGCATGATCTCCTTAGCTGTAAGCTTTAAGCTATAGGGCTGTAAAGTTGTGAGCAGCAAGAAAAATCAGTGTTGCGAATGAACAGTCTTTGCTCCTTGTTGTTTCCCTTTGCGTCATTGCGTTGAAAGCTCAGCCTGTCTCTTTTTGCAAGAAAGCCCCATCCCAATCTTTCCAGACCGGATCGTAGCCTCGTGCTCGTAGAAGATCAGCGATTTCAGCCGGTGTACGGTCATCATCGATAGCGAACTGTTCCGTGGCGGAGTCTTCTTCGCCGTAGCCGCCCGGAGCGGTACAGGAACCGGCGCTCATCTGTGTTACCCCCAGGGGCAACAAGTTGTCGCGCAGTTCTGCATTTTCTCTCGTTGAGAGGACCAGGCCGGCGTCGTTGAGGAGCAGGCGCATGGCGCACATCAGCTGTACAAACTGTCGATCCGAGACAGGGTTCGGTGGTTGAAATCCCCCTTCCGCCGGACGCAGGCGAGGGAAGGAGACGCTCAACAGGGTGCGCCAGTAATTGTGCATCATGTAGCGACCGTGCAAGCCGGCAAAAAAGGCTTCACTGCGGAAGTTGCCAAGGCCAAGCAGAAAGCCTATACCAATGCGGCGTAGTCCGGCTTCACCAGCGCGTTCTGGGGTTGCGAGTCGGAAATTGTAGTCGCGCTTGCGGCCGCTGGGGTGCAGCTTCTGGTAAAGCTCTGGATCGTAGGTTTCCTGGTAGATCGTCAGCCCATCAACCCCGGCAGCCACCATCTCTTTGTAGCCCTCAGTCTCCATTGGATAAACTTCGATGCTGATGGAGGAGAAGAGTGGTCGAATCCGTTCAGCGGCTGCAGCAATAAAATCGTTGCCGACCTTGCCCGGTGCTTCGCCCGTTAATAGCAAAATATGACGGAAGCCCTGATCATGAAGGATGCGGGCGTCACGTTCGATTTCATCAAGATTCAGGGTGCGGCGGGGAATCGGATTGTTGACCGAGAAACCACAGTAGAGACAGCTGTTGTGGCATTCGTTGGAGAGATAAATCGGAGCGTAGAGCAGAATTGTTCGACCAAAACGGCGCAAGGTAATCGCATGAGCTTTCTGGGCCATCTCTTCAAGGAAGTCTTCTGCAGCCGGTGAGAGCAAGGCCATGAAATCCCGGTTGTCGAGTTGCTCGGCAGCCAGTGCGCGTTGCACGTCCGCGGCAGTCATGGCCTC encodes the following:
- a CDS encoding methyltransferase domain-containing protein gives rise to the protein MKRAKYYSSVNAILSTFESRQKMQNLKYSSLEKIDVSSPADRLAFISEKVKNKIVLDLGALDETAYEQKENTSFWLHKRICEVAKRVYGVDNSSLIPEEGLKPFPNSTIYKEDVYRLEKTVSKIKQIDIVVAGELIEHLTDTLSFLKSIKNIQSLQGKELILTTPNATSLHNAIVGTLKREATHVDHLCIYSYKTLNTLCKRAGFCSWEIIPYHMAFPEMISSSHGFKKYSTILFEKLVNFGEKVCPLLCGGWIVHIKI
- a CDS encoding SLC13 family permease, whose product is MDITLTLLILLIAIILFATEWIRMDLVSLMVLLAVALTGLVTPEEALSGFSNPAVITVAAMFVLGAGISSTGAISTLGEHLIRMTGHNQTLMIAAIMGVVAFFSAFINNIGATAVLMPVVIMMARRTKLPASKLLIPLAFGSLLGGVCTLIGTPPNILINTLLQQYTGEGFRMFDFTPLGLILLACGISYMAFFGHKLLPNRKSGSLTEAYQVKEYITEVEILEGSPLHGKSISQSHLERELNMKVRALLRDKQKFPQPKRNRKLLAGDILFLEGDPQGILKIRKKKGLSVVQERDNPLPSTSDKKIVVVEASLTTTSDMVGKTLRQERFADTHGLTVLAIWRSGAPVVRKIDHVVLRFGDVLLLQGPEEKVRHLGQGHGFLVLGGVDPVSYRPRRAPIAVATIFGVILLSVTGTTPIVIGATLGGLIMIMTRCLTVKEAYDSIDWPILILIAGTLPLGHAMQNSGAAALLAGFIIEGVGSYGPWVVLGAVFLITFCLTEVMSHAAAAVLVAPIAYNTAMELAVSPRPFFMAVAVAASMCFMTPISHQSNALVMGPGGYKFFDYTKVGAPLNIMVWIVATLVIPLLFPF
- the thiE gene encoding thiamine phosphate synthase: MLYMIDFPLYLITDRKQVANGLTLHTAVEAALKGGVKAVQLREKDLPAAELLPLAKELRALTRSHGALLFINDNIDIALAVKADGVHLGEHSEATEVIRAKLGEKMLIGVSTHSKEDIERAAKQGADFVTFGPVFATPSKAKYGEPQGLKKLSEACRNSSIPVFALGGITPERATEVQQAGASGIALISAIIASSDPCLSAATFTTCS
- the thiH gene encoding 2-iminoacetate synthase ThiH, producing the protein MSFKEVIQKYDPMQVIAEIEAMTAADVQRALAAEQLDNRDFMALLSPAAEDFLEEMAQKAHAITLRRFGRTILLYAPIYLSNECHNSCLYCGFSVNNPIPRRTLNLDEIERDARILHDQGFRHILLLTGEAPGKVGNDFIAAAAERIRPLFSSISIEVYPMETEGYKEMVAAGVDGLTIYQETYDPELYQKLHPSGRKRDYNFRLATPERAGEAGLRRIGIGFLLGLGNFRSEAFFAGLHGRYMMHNYWRTLLSVSFPRLRPAEGGFQPPNPVSDRQFVQLMCAMRLLLNDAGLVLSTRENAELRDNLLPLGVTQMSAGSCTAPGGYGEEDSATEQFAIDDDRTPAEIADLLRARGYDPVWKDWDGAFLQKETG